GGTCTGTGTGTGGCGGCTGCTGACCATGATGCGGCGGGGGACGGTCTTTTCGCATGGAGCATTCAGGTTTGTGGACGTTATCTTCGGCGCTGTTTCGGCTGCCGCGCTGCTGATGTTTGGGATCGCAGTGATCCTGGCGCCCGGCGATATCGCACCGGGAGTCGTCATGCTGATCTGTGGCGCAGCGTTGATGATCGGGGAGTGGCGCTGTTGGTGCTGGTGCTGCGGACCCTCCTTGCGCAGGCCGTTGCCCGGGACGTTGAGGCGGCCGGGCTGCGCGCCGAGCTCGACGAGGTGATTTGATGCCGATCATCGTGGACATCGACGTCATGCTGGCCAAGCGCAAAATGCCCGTTGGGGTGCTCGCCGAGAAGGTGGGCATCACCCCGGCGAACTTGGCCGTACTCAAGAACGGTCGTGCCAAAGCCGTGCGGTTTACTACGCTCGAAGCGCTGTGTGAGGTGCTGGAGTGCCAGCCGGGGGACCTGCTGCGGTGGGAGTCTGATGATCGCTCGCATACCGCAAACCCATCTGCCGGCGGGCCTCATCCAGCAGTTCCATCGACCCAACCGACTCCGCTGGAGTCATGAACGGGCTCTCGGTCAGCCCGGATTGCAGGCAACGCGTCACCTCACGCAGCTCGTAACTGAATCCGTGTCCGAGGACCTCGAATTTCTCCGTCCGCGGCGTGCCGCTGCGTGACTGAAGAGTGAGTTCGGCCGGGTTGAACAGGGGAGCAGAGGAACGCAGC
Above is a genomic segment from Arthrobacter sp. YN containing:
- a CDS encoding helix-turn-helix domain-containing protein; protein product: MPIIVDIDVMLAKRKMPVGVLAEKVGITPANLAVLKNGRAKAVRFTTLEALCEVLECQPGDLLRWESDDRSHTANPSAGGPHPAVPSTQPTPLES